The Mycolicibacterium doricum genome includes a region encoding these proteins:
- a CDS encoding Acg family FMN-binding oxidoreductase, which yields MPTPGPDRETVRAALSLAVRAPSIHNSQPWHWRVGHNTLQLYADHTLHLPHTDPGARELLISCGAALNHCVIASAALGWRAEIHRFPNDADPWHLAAVEMHRQSPHEVDIALAAAIPRRRTDRRLYSAWPVAAGDIALIGARAARAGVMMRRVEATSELRSAVASAVRQHAADHGYRAELATWSGRHAWTSGVPAASVPASVAESPVPGRVFAGAALDQPPGADPAEDNAVLLALGTAADDGLARLRAGEATSLALLTATALGLATCPVTEPLEIPATRDAVRREVFEESGLPQLLFRVGWAPVNADPLPPTPRRPLAEVVSRLDGSPWE from the coding sequence TCGATCCACAATTCGCAACCGTGGCACTGGCGCGTCGGGCACAACACCTTGCAGCTTTACGCCGATCACACACTACATCTGCCCCATACCGATCCCGGCGCCCGGGAGCTCTTGATCAGCTGTGGCGCCGCGCTCAACCACTGCGTGATCGCGTCGGCAGCATTGGGGTGGCGTGCGGAGATTCACCGCTTCCCCAACGACGCCGACCCGTGGCACCTGGCGGCCGTCGAAATGCACCGCCAATCACCGCACGAAGTCGACATCGCGCTGGCCGCCGCGATCCCCCGCCGACGCACCGACCGCAGGCTCTACAGCGCCTGGCCGGTCGCCGCCGGTGACATCGCGCTGATCGGTGCGCGCGCCGCCCGTGCAGGGGTCATGATGCGCCGCGTAGAGGCCACGTCGGAGCTCCGGTCCGCCGTGGCGAGCGCGGTGCGCCAACACGCCGCCGATCACGGGTACCGCGCCGAACTGGCCACCTGGAGCGGACGGCACGCCTGGACCTCCGGCGTGCCCGCCGCCAGTGTGCCCGCTTCCGTCGCCGAATCTCCGGTGCCGGGTCGCGTGTTCGCCGGCGCGGCACTCGACCAGCCGCCGGGCGCCGACCCCGCCGAAGACAATGCGGTGCTGCTCGCATTGGGCACCGCCGCCGACGATGGGCTGGCGCGGTTGCGCGCCGGCGAGGCGACGAGCCTGGCGCTGCTCACCGCGACGGCGCTGGGGCTGGCGACCTGCCCGGTCACCGAGCCCCTGGAGATCCCCGCCACCCGCGACGCCGTCCGACGAGAGGTGTTCGAGGAGAGCGGGTTACCCCAGCTGCTTTTCAGGGTCGGTTGGGCGCCGGTCAACGCCGATCCACTGCCGCCGACCCCGCGCCGCCCGCTGGCCGAGGTGGTGTCCCGGCTCGACGGCTCACCCTGGGAATAG
- a CDS encoding GAF domain-containing sensor histidine kinase, whose protein sequence is MTGARPNDQSSIRPIRETLSQLRLRELLTEVQDRVEEIVAGRDRLEGLVEAMLTVTSGLQLDATLRTIVHTAIELLDARYGALGVRGHDHELVEFIYEGIDEPTREAIGSLPQGRGVLGLLIDDPKPIRLDNIHDHPASVGFPDHHPPMRTFLGVPIRIRDEVFGNLYLTEKASGQPFSEDDEVLAQALAAAAGIAIDNARLFEQSRTRQAWIEATRDIATELLDGGDPARVYRLVAEESLKLTHADVAFVAVPTDEEAPLSEVRELIIIEAAGDTRTELSNTAPITVAGTRIGGAFLNRAPTLTDAIDTVTGLLDGGGPALILPMRTAETVTGVAVLLRRAGSQVFTDEQLQMMAGFVDQAALAWQAAVAQRRIRELAILTDRDRIARDLHDHVIQRLFGVGLALQGTIPRSRNPDVKRRLTECVDDLQNVIQQIRTAIFDLQGGPPSATRLRQRLDEAITRFAVAELRTTVQYVGPLSVVGADLADHAEAVVSEAVSNAVRHAHATEVTVLVTVEDDLRIEVRDNGVGVPDNLTESGLANLRRRAEEANGEFTVGPADGGGTCLCWSAPLA, encoded by the coding sequence ATGACCGGTGCCCGGCCGAATGATCAAAGCAGCATCCGTCCGATCCGTGAAACACTGTCACAGCTGCGGCTGCGCGAGTTGCTGACCGAGGTGCAAGATCGGGTCGAGGAGATCGTGGCGGGTCGGGACCGGCTCGAGGGCCTGGTCGAGGCGATGCTCACGGTGACCTCCGGGCTTCAGCTCGACGCCACCCTGCGCACCATCGTGCACACCGCCATCGAGTTGCTCGATGCCCGCTACGGGGCACTGGGCGTCCGCGGACACGACCACGAACTGGTCGAATTCATCTACGAGGGCATCGACGAACCCACCCGAGAGGCGATCGGATCGCTGCCACAGGGGCGGGGTGTCCTCGGTCTGCTGATCGACGACCCCAAGCCGATCCGCCTGGACAACATCCACGACCACCCCGCATCCGTGGGGTTCCCCGACCATCACCCACCGATGCGCACCTTCCTGGGTGTGCCGATCAGGATCCGTGACGAAGTCTTCGGCAATCTGTATCTCACCGAGAAGGCGTCGGGTCAACCGTTCAGCGAGGACGACGAAGTGCTCGCCCAGGCGCTCGCCGCCGCAGCCGGTATCGCCATCGACAACGCCCGGCTGTTCGAGCAGTCCCGCACCCGGCAGGCGTGGATCGAAGCCACCCGCGACATCGCCACCGAGCTGCTCGACGGCGGCGATCCCGCCCGGGTGTACCGCCTGGTGGCGGAGGAGTCACTCAAACTGACCCATGCCGACGTCGCCTTCGTCGCCGTGCCCACCGACGAGGAGGCCCCGCTCAGCGAAGTCCGCGAGCTCATCATCATCGAAGCTGCCGGCGACACCCGCACCGAGCTGTCCAACACGGCTCCGATCACCGTCGCAGGTACTCGGATCGGCGGAGCGTTCCTCAATCGCGCACCCACGCTGACCGACGCCATCGACACCGTGACGGGCTTGCTCGACGGCGGCGGTCCCGCGCTGATCCTGCCCATGAGGACAGCGGAGACGGTGACGGGTGTGGCGGTGTTGCTTCGGCGCGCCGGCAGCCAGGTCTTCACCGACGAGCAGCTGCAGATGATGGCCGGCTTCGTCGATCAGGCGGCGCTGGCGTGGCAGGCCGCGGTCGCGCAGCGCCGCATTCGGGAGCTCGCCATCCTGACCGATCGCGACCGGATCGCCCGCGACCTGCACGACCACGTGATCCAGCGGCTGTTCGGGGTCGGGTTGGCGTTGCAGGGCACCATTCCCCGCTCCCGCAACCCCGATGTGAAACGCCGCCTCACCGAATGCGTGGACGACCTGCAGAACGTCATCCAGCAGATCCGCACCGCCATCTTCGACCTCCAGGGCGGCCCGCCGAGCGCCACCCGGCTGCGGCAACGGCTCGACGAAGCGATCACCCGGTTCGCCGTCGCGGAGCTGCGCACGACGGTGCAGTACGTGGGGCCACTGTCGGTGGTGGGCGCCGACCTCGCCGACCACGCCGAAGCAGTGGTGTCCGAAGCGGTCAGCAATGCCGTCCGGCATGCGCACGCCACCGAGGTGACCGTGCTGGTCACCGTGGAAGACGACCTGCGAATCGAGGTTCGGGACAACGGTGTCGGCGTTCCCGACAACCTGACCGAAAGTGGACTGGCGAACCTGCGCCGCCGCGCCGAGGAGGCCAACGGTGAGTTCACCGTCGGCCCCGCCGACGGCGGGGGCACCTGCTTGTGCTGGAGCGCCCCGCTGGCATGA